Sequence from the Christiangramia fulva genome:
ATCTTTTCGCTGAGGATTTCTGCTCGTTTTCCATCTTTCTTGCGGGAGATGGTAACTTTTGTTGTACCATCTGGAAGTCTTTGCACATCTACAAAATCATCTTTATCGGTGCCGGTTACAATGGCAAGTTTCGCCAGGTGTTTATAATATCTTTCGGCAATTTCGACGATATTATCGCGCCTGCCTTTAACGTTTTCTATGAGCTCCTGTGTGGCCTCTCCCCGCGTTTCTTTAGGCAATTGTTCAAAGGCTTTTTCAATTACTTCATCGGTCACATGCTCTTTGATGAACTTTGCCTGCTCTATCCAGGCTGCTTTTCCCGTATTCTGAATGAGCTGACGGTCAAGTCCCAGGGAAGCAATATTGAACCATTCCACATTTTTTATATCCTTTCCATAGACTGAAAACTGGTTCGCGAAACCGCTAATCGCGCGAAGGGTTCCAAAAAAGGCACCATCAAAATTTGAAAAAACCTGGTCTCTATCCCTGGGAATAGGTTCAAAAATATGTTTCCCATTATCTTTTTCAATTTCTGCCCAGCGCCACTGATCCTGATGACGGTCCCAATCACCAATGAGCATATCGAAAATCCGCGCACGCACATAAGCGGGTTCATCTAAGGTATATTTCTCATCCCGCCGTAATCTTTCAAGCATTCCGGAAGTACTTACAATATCATGGCCCGGGGCCCCAAAACTTTTATAATTTATCCAGCCTTCTTCAGGCCTTTCAACCAGCATATAAATATCATCCCCCTGTACTGCATTATATTTTCCAAGGGCATCCTGTTTTGGCAAATAATATAATTCAGGGTTCGTGTGATAAACATGTGCCGCATCACTTAAAGTAGGAATGGTGAGAAAACCGTAAGGATGTGCGGCCGTATAAAAATCTCTCACCAGGTTCTCAGCGACAGTGTTATCCAGTTTATTCTCCACACTTTGATTTTTAAAAGCCACACTTTGTAGAAATCTCAAGGCATCTTTTCTCACCCTTCTCATATTGTATTCCCTACCAAGACTGTCTTTTAATCTCAGCGAAACAGTTTGGTGACCACCGCCTTCCCTCACGACTTCAAGGCCTCCGTGAAGAGTATCAAGATCGGCAACCGGCAAGGTGACATTGGTGGCATAGAGTTTTCGATAACGTTCTCCCCACACCGTATGATGAACTGCGCCTTTTCCCGAACCCGCTTCTTCTTCAGAATAAATAGAAGCCGTCATTGTTTTAGGAAAATGATCAGGATAATCTTTAACCTTGTATGGAATGGGTGTTTTAAAAATTTCTTTCCGGTACAAAAGTTTTGCTTTATTGTCTTCGTTACCGTAGTAACTTATCCATGAAGAGCCATCTTTAAAAACATCCAAAACGGCAAAGCCCTGACCGTTATATGCAAAAAGGCCGTCATTGCTAAGTGAAACATAGGTGGCCTTTGAGCCCGCGCCAGAAACAACCTGGTGAATGCTGTCATGTTCAATATACTGCAGGGTATGCTCATGACCAGAAACAAAGATGATACGTTCTTTACTTCCGCTGCTGGCTATGGCTTCAAGGCGGTTTGCCAGGGATTTATAGCGGTTATTCTGCGCATCCTGTATAGAGACCCCGCCGGTAGTACGAATAAGTGTGGCCAGGGATCCCAAAATGGGAATTGGGATTTTTTTCTGCGACGGATAAAGGTGCCGGTCAAAGTTATATTGTCCCCCATGAACCCCATTGGTATATAGCGGATGGTGGAGCGCAATAATGATGGTTTTATTCTGATTTTTTTTGATCTCTGATTGTAATTCCAAAAACATGGCTTCCCTGGTTTTTAACTGACAGCCATCGTTAATAGTGGGATTGCGATCCCAGTCTTCCAAATACCACTGGGAATCTATTACGAGCAACTGGATGTTATCAGAAATATCTACCGATTGAAAACCGCAACCAACTTCTGGTATCCATTGCAGGGAATCGCCGTAAGTTTCTTTCAAATAATTTTTCTGTCTTCGTAAACCTGCGAGTTTTTTATTGTACCAGCCGTGATTTCCAGGAATAAAAATAACATGACCTTCATAATTTTCAATAGCATCCAGTTGAGCGTCCAACCGGTATTCTGAAGCCTCACGACCGGGAGCATTTTTTACGGGCATTCCGGCGGGATAAATATTATCACCAAGAAAAATGGTATAATTTTCAGGTTTATGAACCGAATCCAGGAAGCTCTTTAAAGCCAGTAAGCCAAGGGAAGTTCCACCCGGAGGAGAATATCCGGCGTCGCCCACCAGGTAGAATGACTTTTCTATTTCTTTATTTTGAGGATAACCAAAATTTGAATGTGGCTCACCTTCACGATATTGCGGATGTACTGTAGAACAGGAAAAAACGACTATTAGTACTGCGAAAGCAGCTAAAAGGTTAAATCTTTTCATAAAGAAGTTTGGTTGAAATTTTTTGTATTTTGGTAATCATTCTAACGAAGCCTAATATGAACAACCTTATTGAGAAAGCCGATAAATTTGTAGAAGATCTATTTAAGGAAAAGCTGCCCAATACCTTTATTTATCATAATTATCAACATACCCTGAGAGTAGTTAAAAGTACTAAAGAAATTATCGATAATTCTGAAATTAATGTTAAAGAGGAAGAGCCGTTATTACTGGCCGCATGGCTGCATGACACCGGTTATACACAGGCATATCGAGGTCATGAAAAAAAGAGCGCTGAAATTGCCGAATCCTTTCTGAAAAAAAATAATGCCACACCAGAACTAATAGAAAAGGTAAAACAGTATATAATGGCTACTAACTTCAACTCCCAACCAAAAGGTCTGGAAGAAGAGATCATCAGGGATGCCGACTCTTCACATTTTGGAAAGGATTATTTTGAAGAAACCAGTGAGCTTTTGCGGCAGGAACTGGAAATGCATAATATTAAAAATTTCACCAATAGCGAATGGTTACAGGAAAACATAAGGGTATTGACCGAAAAACATCAGTATTATACTGATTATGCCATAAAAGAATGGCAGCCAAAAAAGGAAGAAAATCTTCTCGAGCTTATCGAAAGTAAACATAAACGCGAAAAAAAGTTAAAAAAGGAAGAGCATAAGGCCCGTATGAAGGCCAAATTTAAAAATGACAATCCAGAAAGAAGTATTCAAACCCTCTTTCGTATTACCCTAAGAAACCATATTAAATTAAGTGATATAGCTGATACCAAAGCGAATATTCTACTCTCGGTGAATGCCATCATTATTTCGCTGGCCATTGCGAACCTCATTCCAAAACTTGAAGCGGCATCAAATAAACACCTTCTTATTCCATCCCTGATCTTAATCCTTTTCAGCGTTGCCTCTGTGATCCTTTCCATTATGTCTACACGGCCCAATGTAACGAGTGGCGAATTCACCAGGGATCAGGTTAAAAACAGGGAAGTAAACCTGCTTTTTTTCGGAAATTATCATAAAATGCCTTTTGATCAGTTCAAATGGGCCATAAATGAATTGATGGAAGACAAAGATTATGTATATGAAATGCTAATGCTGGACCTTCATCTTCTTGGGAAAGTCCTCCATAAAAAATACCTGCTGCTAAGGCTTACTTATACCGTATTTATGGTAGGAATAATTATTTCGGTAATTGCTTTTATCCTCGCTTTTTACCTAATGTAGTTCTTCCATAAGATCTTCATAGGTGATGGTTTCATTGCTTTCTCCGGAATGCGGGGAATAGAGAATATTAACGCGTATCGCTTTTAACCCAACCACTCCCTGGACATCTTCTAGTTCCAGTAATTCCACTTCATCCCCCAGGTAATTTTTGGCCTGGAGGTATTTTATATATTGAAGATATTCCCCTTCATCGCTCGGCTGTGAATAGACAATGGTCATTTTCCCCTTTTGGGTCACCCGCTCTTCGGTCCCCTTCACAAAAGCTTTATCTATTCTTTTCTTAATGATCTCGTACCTCGCGTTATAGGTGCCGTCCACATCAAATT
This genomic interval carries:
- a CDS encoding metallophosphoesterase, producing the protein MKRFNLLAAFAVLIVVFSCSTVHPQYREGEPHSNFGYPQNKEIEKSFYLVGDAGYSPPGGTSLGLLALKSFLDSVHKPENYTIFLGDNIYPAGMPVKNAPGREASEYRLDAQLDAIENYEGHVIFIPGNHGWYNKKLAGLRRQKNYLKETYGDSLQWIPEVGCGFQSVDISDNIQLLVIDSQWYLEDWDRNPTINDGCQLKTREAMFLELQSEIKKNQNKTIIIALHHPLYTNGVHGGQYNFDRHLYPSQKKIPIPILGSLATLIRTTGGVSIQDAQNNRYKSLANRLEAIASSGSKERIIFVSGHEHTLQYIEHDSIHQVVSGAGSKATYVSLSNDGLFAYNGQGFAVLDVFKDGSSWISYYGNEDNKAKLLYRKEIFKTPIPYKVKDYPDHFPKTMTASIYSEEEAGSGKGAVHHTVWGERYRKLYATNVTLPVADLDTLHGGLEVVREGGGHQTVSLRLKDSLGREYNMRRVRKDALRFLQSVAFKNQSVENKLDNTVAENLVRDFYTAAHPYGFLTIPTLSDAAHVYHTNPELYYLPKQDALGKYNAVQGDDIYMLVERPEEGWINYKSFGAPGHDIVSTSGMLERLRRDEKYTLDEPAYVRARIFDMLIGDWDRHQDQWRWAEIEKDNGKHIFEPIPRDRDQVFSNFDGAFFGTLRAISGFANQFSVYGKDIKNVEWFNIASLGLDRQLIQNTGKAAWIEQAKFIKEHVTDEVIEKAFEQLPKETRGEATQELIENVKGRRDNIVEIAERYYKHLAKLAIVTGTDKDDFVDVQRLPDGTTKVTISRKKDGKRAEILSEKIYKPKETKEIWIYALDDDDKISVTGKGPGKIFVRIIGGHDNDIYSIENNQKLKLYDYKSLPNTIEKAGNAKFRFTDDYEINTYDKDKKTYASGSILPDFGFNPDEDFVASLEFIKTINKFKRNPFTSQHTLGVEYHSATNGLKADYKGEFATILGNYNLLIGAHLTNNNWSDNFFGFGNETNYPEDVGFDYNRVGMNRIGVEGGFINKTPFGSLFRYMANFESIKVADEPNRFISEEYATSNSDVFDRKYFAGLDALYRYESYDHVLNPTRGMRFELNIGGKINTADPSRFYGYFKPYIGFYNALTRNRKLVLKTRLDAHINLGDDFEFYQAATMGASSGLRGYRFERFSGKSSLGTGADLRYSFNTIKTNFLPLQIGIFGGYDLGRVYVEGEDSNSWHDSYGGGFWINGTEAIQGKFSLFGGGDQPRFSFSLGLKF
- a CDS encoding Pycsar system effector family protein — encoded protein: MNNLIEKADKFVEDLFKEKLPNTFIYHNYQHTLRVVKSTKEIIDNSEINVKEEEPLLLAAWLHDTGYTQAYRGHEKKSAEIAESFLKKNNATPELIEKVKQYIMATNFNSQPKGLEEEIIRDADSSHFGKDYFEETSELLRQELEMHNIKNFTNSEWLQENIRVLTEKHQYYTDYAIKEWQPKKEENLLELIESKHKREKKLKKEEHKARMKAKFKNDNPERSIQTLFRITLRNHIKLSDIADTKANILLSVNAIIISLAIANLIPKLEAASNKHLLIPSLILILFSVASVILSIMSTRPNVTSGEFTRDQVKNREVNLLFFGNYHKMPFDQFKWAINELMEDKDYVYEMLMLDLHLLGKVLHKKYLLLRLTYTVFMVGIIISVIAFILAFYLM